The Arachis ipaensis cultivar K30076 chromosome B10, Araip1.1, whole genome shotgun sequence DNA window TTTATAGAGAAGCAACAAAATAGAAGAGGACAGTAACTAAAGTGTTCAAAAAAAGTAGCACTCAACAAGTAAAATGGAGACCTCCTCCTGCAAATTGGCTTAAAGCTAATGTTGATGCTGCCTTTGATAAGGAAACTGGAGATGGGGCAATTGCTATAGTATTCAGGaataataaaggagaattaaaattggaATTCTCAGGAAGAATTAAAGCTCACTCTAGTTTAGCAGCTGAGGCAAATGCAATTAGACAAGCACTTATAATAGTGAAAAATCTGGAAATGGGAAGAACGCTTATTGAATCAGACAACCAACAATTAATTCAGCTAACAAACTCGAACAGATTGCAGGCGTCGTGGTACATGTATCCTACACAAGAAATTGTGGAAATATTAAGAAAAGATAAATTCAGAATATCTTGATAATAGAGTCGGCAGACGTAAGACAACGAGAGTACAGAGAGAGGATATGGGAGTGCTGAGTGCGATTGGAGGAAGCTTCAAATCTGGGGTGCAAAGCTTCACAGGGTGTTAGGCAACATGGAGATCGCAGAAAATAAGGGGTACTGAGGTCCCTGCGGCGTTGACCGTTCTAGCTAGGAGCAGCTGCAGAGACGACGGGCGGCGAGCTTCACGCAATACCAAAAATTGGAGACACTACAACGAAGGAAGCAAAGAGGAACAAACTTCGGCGGTATGTGACAGCAAAGAGAACCTGGAACACTGTGGACTCAAGCGGTGACTCAACCTCTGAGGCGGAGCTTCTTGTCGAGGTGATGCCAACAGAGAGACCTGATGTGGACTTCATAAACCAGATCGCGCATTGATTCCAAACCTGAAGATCAGTCGAAAAGTGAAATTAAACACATCATGCCATGGAGGCCATGGGAGCTTGTCTCTTGGTGCTAAAATTCAACGTTTTGGAAGAGAAGATTAGATTGGAATTTGAGTTTGGGCGGGTTGGGTTATGGATTCAGATAGGATTTAGGTTTAGTCCTAAAAAtgtcccaaaaaaaaaatcatttatcagtctTGCAAGATTGAATCAGCCTAATATAACAAAAGGCATAtagattttttaattaaaaatataggtTTAATTTAAACTAGTTGctaattaatatttattaaactactcttccacAGAGTAACCACCTTGTTGTTCTTAGTTTCTTGCTCTTGCTcctctattatttttttaatcaattgttGATGCTCGTAATTCTCTATCTGTTTCTCTTCATTATAGTATATgtcaattagaataaaaattaatttagtttGCTAGTTATTTAATGTATTCCTCTACAATTAATTATAATCTTGCATTAAATAACTATCGACttaaactaatttttattttaaactaatGCTGAAGTTAAATTTTGGAATTGAAGGAACAACGTGAAGAACCCTAGCCCCCCacagaaaatttgaaatttgaaattgattaGCTGAGTTGTGAGTATTATAATGATCATCCCGTCTGCCTTTCTGCTTGAACCAGGTCTTGGAACGAACATAGGGGCGCGCAAACGCTTTCAAAACTATAGTAGCGACTAGCTCACTAGCCGATAGAGATGCTACCTAAGCAGCGAAGCAGCCTAATACTAAAGTAAAGGATGAAAAGCAAGAATCGATTTTCTCAAGTTTTAACTTAAAAAAACTCCTTCAATTCAACAAAGTTGCTATGTATATCCAAGAGTCGCACACACCAGTTCTTTGCTATTAAATTATTCTTCCACCTTAAcctatgacaacaataaagaagtcgcgtggcccacaaattcagcccaacagaatacacaaattcagttacaattttagtctttattatcttatcttatcttaccttatcttttttttttatctttcgtAGGCAATactttatatatatttagttttaccttcacAATTCAATTCAagcaatcaacaatcaataaaatttctttcacaattttatcatggtatcagagccttggtatcctccttgaagaggatacaTAAACTATATCTTTCCAGTGAAAAATCACCCAACTTCTTTTTCAACCTCCTCTCACGATAAATAATCAATCTTTTAATTTAGCTCAGAACCCAACCAATCTCTATTACGTCCATTCAAGTAAAAATCCAACATTAGTCTTATTACGTCCATCCAAGTAAAAATCCAACATCAGTCTTGGTTACACCTGTTCTAACAGGAAACAACTATCATTCATGGAATAGTTACTATGGCCTGTATGCGTCTTTTTCCAGCAGTTTCATCTGCACCTTCTTCCGGGAGTTTCGTCTGCATTATGTTTCAGTAGTCATGTCTGCATTCTATTTCAGCAGTTCCATCTGCACTCTTATTGCGCTCCACACGCCCTCTTTTTTTTATCGCGCTCCACGCACCCTCTGAAGACCACTCTTATTGCGCCATACGCGCCCTCTAAAGATCAATCTTATTGCGCTCCACACGCCCTCTTTTTTTTATCGCGCTCTACGCACCCTCTGAAAACCACTCTTATTGCGCCATATGCGCCCTCTAAAGATCAATCTTATTGCGCTCTACGcgtttattttttcatttttcttttgaagATCGCCGCTAaagcacagcatctccttttatatttttgccgcCGTCAGCTCAAACTCAGCTGCACGCATCTTCCTCCGCGTCACCACGTCAGACGCGTTTTCCTCAACAATTTCATCGGAACTTATCCAAGTTGTGGATTATTGATATCTTTCATCCACCAGTttgcgggggcgtattaaactccaccttagcccatgacaataATAAAGAAGTCTCGTGACCCACAAATTTAacccaacagaatacataaattcagttacaattttagcctttattatcttatcttatctttatgttatcttcttacttatctttttatctttcgtaagcaatactttatatatatttagttttaccttcgcaattcaattcaattcaatcaatcaacgatcaataaaatttctttatCTATTCTTTAACAATTTTATCAATAttgattatataaaaaaaaatcacttaGCGTTACTGCAAACATATATTGGGCCCTCATTTTTAATTAaagaaattcaaaacataaaaatttagatCACACAGTTCACAAATGatgtttattttaaaatcttaatGCGTTGAATGACATGTGTATACGTGTATTGCTATATATCAAAATTTTCGAAAGCTAGAATTTTGATAGATTAAGAATGTAAAGGtatagccaatgagtaatagctcaaatggcatagtctctccatccTCAACTAAGAAGTTGcaggttcgagtctcatatctttggtaaaaaaaaaaaaagaatgtaaAGGTATAACCATCCTTAAACTAAGGTAATAAGGCTCATGCATAATTGAAgttataaattcaattataattaaaaactttCATCTTTTTTACGTTATGGGTCTCGTCACTTTATTAAATGAGATTTTGTTATATCTATTCAATTTTGATCTATAAAGGAGTAacgttgaaattaaaattttttaacaaattaaacTATGGAAAATGATAAAGAAGCTGCAGATGGAATAAATTTGGTTGTTACCGTCAGTCATGTTTGCAGTTCTTGGGCCGTACGTGGAGAGTGAAGTAGCTTATTTTGCTTCAATCCCCAGCTTTCTCATTCAAATGAATCTTTCTCTCAGCTCTCTTTATACCAAAAACTTGGGAGATAATAATTGAATTGAATAATGTATGTACATAAGgatatacttatatatatatagcagaATATGTATGCATCAATAATGTTACATTAaataaaccaacaacaacaataataatattattaacatCATTTTGACGACTGTTTCCAAGTGAATGTATTCATCAGATTCATTTTGGTACGATTAGATAGATAACTTAAAAGAGTCATTTGGATATATACTGTTGATATTTTCTATATAGTCACTTTCTCATCTTCTCTCCTAtatttagaaatttttaatttaataatggGTAGGAATCTAATGTGTATGTCTATTGCTACAACCGCCGGCTCAACTTAAATAtcgaaaatatttggtaacaaaaaaaaattaggcaaaaacaaccataacttatcaaaaacagccataacttgtcttatttagcattcattaattgttgcgacaattaataaatgctaaataagacaaattctagttatttttttttgtcttcctaACATTATTATATGGGTGGATCtcgttttagaatttttaattttgtggcTATAAGAACATTGAATTTCCAAATTTTATCAGCAAGTCAATCACGATGACATATTATATGCTTGAAAGTAATCAgcgaattaaataatatatatgacATGTGACATTCAATATCATCAAATTGACTATGAAGATATCACAATCAGAACCAATGCAGATTAATTAAAAGAGTAATTTTTGCTATGTGCTTGTCACAGTGCTAATTAACATTTAACAATTCCAGAACTCTGCTCTTTTCACCTTTGAAATGCTCTCAAGGACTTCCAATGGAGAAATGTAGCCCATCACTGTCACCCTTTTGCTCTCTACATCTATACTGAATGATGTTACTCCTGAGACAAAACATTAAAAACATGGAATCACAATTCTTTTCACCCTTCACTgtagaataaataaatactatagtTACTGCTATTTTTAGAAGGGGTAAAAGTTgtagcttcttttttttttttaaactcatTTATTTGTCACCGTTGCATACCCATCAGTTGTTCTAGCCTAGGGAATCTANNNNNNNNNNNNNNNNNNNNNNNNNNNNNNNNNNNNNNNNNNNNNNNNNNNNNNNNNNNNNNNNNNNNNNNNNNNNNNNNNNNNNNNNNNNNNNNNNNNNNNNNNNACAGTGATGTTTTAGTAATTTTAAtggttgatttcaattaatatatattatattttttttataattaaaatacgaTTAAAAAGTACTAGAATATTAGTGTTTCAGATACATTTGAAAGTCTTCCATAATTATTACCTTCTATCTTTGAAAGATGCTTTTTCACTTTGCCAGCACATCCTTGACAATGGATAGCAACCCGCATCACTACCACCTGTATTTAACATTAAAATCTTCAAAATGATAATGTAAAAATGGGATTAACAAGTACTAGAACTACAACTAATAAAACTATAACCCCCTTCAAAGGCATTCTTAATGTGAAGATATTACTATATGAATGCTCTTTTAATTAGAATACAAACAACTTATCATTTGGAATTATGGTAATAATTTTAATTACTTCATTTCTTGATTGCCAATTTACCAGAGAAATGCATGTAGCTTTCTGTTCTAAGAATTTAACTATGTAACATTATATATATGAGCATTTCTAATGAGTCTAACCTGAAAGACATGTGTTGCAGTCTTGTGAGGTTGATTGTTGTGTTGATGATGAGAATTGTGTTGATGAACAAGTTTGGAGTTGATGAGGCATGTTGTGTCAGCAAGGGAAATGCTTCTGATATGCCTCCTtgttggttcaaccacagaacGGTAACTCATGCACACTGCTGTTGATACCTCAGAGTGGCACATGAATCCTCCACTCCTCCTCATTTTCATGCTCATCACACAAGAACAAGATCAGAATAAAGTCTTTCTTGTGGCGTGGAATTGTGATTTATTTAGTATGTAATGCAAATGGGAGAAAGTGACTCTATAGAGAGTAGAGACATGCTGTCATTATGACTTGGGCTATCAGTGTAGAACCTTTTTGGCATTTTATCATCTATTATATGCATAATGCCTATGATCTTAACGTGTCAAATTTCATGTCCTTTTCATGTGTTTAATGCTAAGGGATGGTTGGAGTGAATTGGGATCATCCATTATATACAACATGATAAGAAGTAAGAAATGGCTGTGAAATTAAATGTTAGGATTATAGAAAGTTATGATGATAAGTGCATCAAAACTTGTAGTAGGAGTAGGAGATTGGTTAGTCTACTTTTTACTTTAGCAGAGGTGTGGCATTGGCATGTGAAATTATTTATGTTGCTTCAGTCTGATTTCACCACTTTTGCATTGTTAGGACCACCACCAACTCTGGCCCTTCCTGTAACTTCCACCAAAATTGATAAATTCCACTATTTCATTACAACTGCAGCAGCTAAAAATCAATGCATCACCCCCAAAAGTGAAATCCTCGTGCAGTTATCTTTAAATAAAGTTGATATTTgaaaatcgttaaataatttaataagttTGACTAAATCATCATCTAACAGTTATCAACTACTAACTTCATATGAAGACTTGCGTGTGGGTTCTCCTCATATTTTGAAACTactaacttaaaatataaaaaacttttttttgtttgtttgtgtgGGCCATGAATTGAATTGGGCCCAATTTTGCCTTGGAAACAATCCAATTGATCTCGGCccaaaagaaaaaggaagcagGTAATAGATGGAACGCAATGTCGTTTATGGAGTTGGCCCATACACACCCACCCACACACTTTTTCAAGTTTCACCGAATCTATTTCGTCGTCTATGTAGAACTTGGAACATATCCCCCTGAATTTCATGGCTTTCCCCTTCTTCTGAGCTCTGAGGTAACGCAATTCGTTTTTTGTTTCTGTGTTGATCTGACTTTCTGTATTCAATATTCATATTGCCGGAATTGCTTTTTAATATTATCTGAATGTGCTTTTTCCAGAAATAGGTTCTGATTTATCTTATTTCCCTAAAAAGACACTTCCCTATTCTGTTCATGTTGTCCTCACTAAGGATATTTAATCCCATAATTATTTTTGAACATTCAAACCAACCAATTTACACTTGCAATTTAACCTTGGGTTTTCAATTCAACCATAGGCTTTTGAATTTGCTATTCTGATTAAGTTAACCACTGCATTTTCCTGTTGAGTGGTGAGAAGTGATTTAGAATGATGATGTTCCTGAACGGATTTAATTTATCTTTGAAGGTTAATGAGCTGAATTTGAAGTGGTTTTTGATGGGGAATGTACTTAGTCCGAATAGTTCCAAGACTAGATGGAATCATACCTCTGAAAATTCACAAGGTAAAGCTCGAAAGAGACAGAGATTGTCAAGCTCTTGTGAGGATAACACAAGATTGATTCCGTCCCTTCCGGACGAGATATCACTTCAGATTCTAGCTAGAGTTCCACGAATTTGTTATTTAAATCTCAAGTCGGTTTCTCATGCTTGGAAGGAAGCCCTTGTGAGTTCTGAACTTTTTAGTTTGAGAAAAGAACTTGGAACGACGGAGGAGTGGCTCTACATATTAACAAGGGTCAAGGATGACAAACTTTTATGGCATGCCTTGGATCCTCTTTCCAGAAGATGGCAAAGGCTACCTTCAATGCCAAATGTTTCCTGTgaagatgaagaaaagaaggGTTTGGCAGCCCTTCCCGTTCGGATGTGGAGCATGGTGGGTTCGAGTATCAGAATTGCTGATGTCATAATGAGCTGGCTTGGGAGGAGAGATGCTCTTGAAAGGATGCCATTCTGTGGTTGCTCGATTGGTGCTGTTGGTGGTTGCATATATGCTTTAGGAGGTTTCTCTAAAGCTTCTGCAATGAAATCTGTTTGGCGGTATGACCCCGTTAAAAACACTTGGATGGAGGCCAGTCCGATGTCAGTTGGTAGAGCCTATTGCAAAACAGGTGTATTAAATGATAAGCTTTATGTTGTTGGAGGGGTTACTAGGGGTCGTGGTGGATTAAATCCCCTTCAATCTGCAGAAGTATATGATCCGCATACATGTACATGGTCCCAATTACCAAGCATGCCTTTTGCTAAAGCTCAAGTGCTGCCAACTGCTTTTTTGGCTGACTTACTCAAGCCTATTGCCACAGGAATGACTTCATACAGGGGAAGATTATTTGTTCCTCAGAGTTTGTATTGTTGGCCCTTTTTTGTTGATGTCGGGGGAGAAGTTTATGATCCAAATAATGATTCTTGGCTTGACATGCCGGTTGGTATGGGTGAAGGTTGGCCAGCGAGGCAAGCTGGAACAAAATTGAGTGTTATTGTCAATGATGATCTATATGCACTTGATCCTTCAAGTTCTCTTGACTCTGCAAAGATCAAGGTATATGATCATGAAGGCGATACTTGGAAAGTTGTTGCAGGAGATGTTCCTATTAATGATTTCACTGATTCAGAATCTCCTTATCTTTTAGCTAGTTTACGTGGAAAGCTTCACGTAATTACTAAAGATGCCAATCACAACATTATAGTGTTACAGGCTGATTTGCAAAATGACTTAGCATCGCCACAATCCTCGTTGTCACCAGATAATTCACTCACAGAAACGACTGAATCATCATCGGCAGCAGAATCAGACAGAGACATTTGGCAGGTTTTTGCTTCTAGGAGTGGTAGATCTGCTGAACTAGTCAGCTGCCATTCCCTTAAAGTTTGATGAAATAGAGCTAGAGATCTTCTATTGTTGTTCTGATTTCATGTCTGTGTTAATCTTGATTTTGCTGATAAGCCACAAAGATTTCAAATTGTAAATGGTCCTCTCTCCTCTGTATGATTGATTCATAAAGATGTAATTCCTTATTACTCGTATGCACAGAACAAATCAAGATTATACAAAGTAAGATTATGAACATAATATACTGGATCTAAAGGTTTTCTGGTCCTTTCCTTCCTTTATATTCAGTACATCCTCATATAGCAGCATTTGGTCTTGTTTCATTGAGAGATACATCCTCTATGAATGAATAATTATGTTATTTTGTCATGCActataattgctcattgcttccTTAAAGTTTGCATTTCCGGCGAACacattcttttatatattttataccaTATTTAGTTTAGGTTGTAATTTTTTGGCCATTTCTTTATGAAGAAGCAAAGTTGTTGGAAAAAGCAAAACCTATTCAACACTctgcaaaacttaccaatcatctTATGCAGTGAGCAGTCTGTTAAACTTAATATTAAGAACTTAAAGAAAGAGGAGaatataaacaaaaaagaaaggaagaagaatcaCTTGTTCAAATAACATTAGCAAGTCCAATATTCTGATTTGTTACACATATGTCCTCACACTTCTAGTTTTGGCAGGAGCACTTCAAAGTTTCTAGACGTAGAAAGTGTAGTTCACACCTGAATCCTCTAACAAGTAGTAGTGAAGGCTAAGGTTtgccctttttctttattttatgtaTAGAATATAGATCATAAAACTGAGATTAAGTATAATCATTAGTTTTCCTCCTGATAAAGGAGATATTTGAGCCTCTCTGAGGCTTCAATGATGGAATCTCTCTGGCCAAAAGCACTAACTCTTATGTACTCCTCACCACCTGGACCAAAACCACTGCCTGGGACAGTAATAACGTGAGTCTTCTCAAGAATTTCAGCAAAGACATTCCAGGATTTTGAGCCTGGAAAATGAACCCAAACATAGGGAGCATTTTTCCCTCCATAAACTGTCAGGCCAAGAGAAGACAGAGCATTAACCAGTATTCTTGCATTCTCCATGTAATAGTTGATAAGGGACTTCACAGCCTGAGATTTTGTTCAAAAACAATATTCAGCAGAGATCACAATAGAACAGAAGTTTCAATGAATTCTCAATTAAGATACTGATTCTTAGGGAACTGTAACTTACCCTGAAACCTTCTGGGGACAGACATGCTAGCCCACCAGCTTGGGCTATGTTGGAAGCTCCATTGAAGCAGGTGCACATTATGCGGTTGAAATCATGGGCAACAGGGAAGCCATTTGAATATAAGAGTTCTTCAGGGACCACGGTCCATCCAAGTCGGACACCTGTGAAGCCTGCGAATTTTGAGAAGGATGAAACTTCAATCGCTACCTGAAAGCACAACGAGGAAAGACAAAAGTTAAGCTTGCCatttgggaatttcatgcaaaaaTAATGCTGCACATGATGCAAGATTAAGGATTATGAATAGGTCTTAAAAATAGGCCATGAGGCTTACTTCTCTGGCTCCAGGAATTTCGAAGATTGACTTGGGACTATCATCAGTGATATAAGCTGAATATGCAGAATCAAAGATAATGATTGATCCATTCACTTTGGCAAAATCAACAAGTTgttccaattgctttcttgttgcTGCATGGCCAGTGGGATTGTTTGGAGAACAGAAGAAAATAAGCTCTGGCCTTGAAGCTTTATGCAGATCAGGAAAGAAGTTTGTTTGAGGTCCACACTTCATGTATTCTATGTTTTTGTATTTTCCAACTTTATCTACAAAATCACCAGCCTGACCAATTATAACACTTGAATCTATGTAGGCCTGCCTCAGTCATAAACACTTCCATGAGTTAGAAGCATCTTCTGTTTGCCTTTATAAtcatgaaaataagaaaaaccaTCACAGAGGAGCAATTACAATACCGGAAACGATGGATCCTGTACAGCTATCTTCAGATTAGGACCCATAAGCAGCTGCAAGAATTGATCAAAATCAAAGTAAGTACATTTAATGTAGTAGGTAGGTAGAAATCTACTTCTAGATTGTGGATTAACATTGATGGAATACCTGAAGGCGAGTAATATCACACTGTGCACCATCTGAAACAAAAACTTCTGTGGGTTTTATTCCTAGATCCTTGTAGTATACATCAGCAATTGCCTTCCTCAATGCCTGCGATTTTTTTTTCCAGATTATATATGCATTTCATCTGCATGATATAATATTATATTGATCTACTATATGGTAAGTAGAAAATTTTACTTCCTATCCAAAGATGCAAAAATTGttgttttagtgacaaaattGTTATTAATGACTCAAGTACCTGTTCTCCTTGCTCAGGACCATATCCTTTATAACCTTTTGATGTTGAAAGACCACGCACAAACTGCAAATAATGATGCATAGGTTACAAGAAAACCAACAtgaaaaattcctatataggggAAATATCAGTGTTGATTGTTAATTGTATAAGTATGATTCTTTATGTGCTTAccatttcttaaataaaaaagggAATAGCTTATGATTTTTTTAGTAAGCATGATTCTATCCATTCATGCAACTACTTGAAAGAGAAGTTGTCATATATACACAAAGTTGAGATGGTACATTAATTCTCAAAGTGacttatttatttttctcctgctaattaaGTAGAAATAATCTTAATGACTTACATCAACCATGCTTGATGTTACCATAGTTGGTAAGGGTTCTGTAGTATCACCAATTCCAAGGTCAATGATGTTTGCATGTGGATACTTTTGTAAGTGCATATGCTCGTGCCTTTCAATCTGATAC harbors:
- the LOC107621972 gene encoding heavy metal-associated isoprenylated plant protein 30-like translates to MSMKMRRSGGFMCHSEVSTAVCMSYRSVVEPTRRHIRSISLADTTCLINSKLVHQHNSHHQHNNQPHKTATHVFQVVVMRVAIHCQGCAGKVKKHLSKIEGVTSFSIDVESKRVTVMGYISPLEVLESISKVKRAEFWNC
- the LOC107623808 gene encoding F-box/kelch-repeat protein At1g22040 isoform X1; amino-acid sequence: MSFMELAHTHPPTHFFKFHRIYFVVYVELGTYPPEFHGFPLLLSSEVNELNLKWFLMGNVLSPNSSKTRWNHTSENSQGKARKRQRLSSSCEDNTRLIPSLPDEISLQILARVPRICYLNLKSVSHAWKEALVSSELFSLRKELGTTEEWLYILTRVKDDKLLWHALDPLSRRWQRLPSMPNVSCEDEEKKGLAALPVRMWSMVGSSIRIADVIMSWLGRRDALERMPFCGCSIGAVGGCIYALGGFSKASAMKSVWRYDPVKNTWMEASPMSVGRAYCKTGVLNDKLYVVGGVTRGRGGLNPLQSAEVYDPHTCTWSQLPSMPFAKAQVLPTAFLADLLKPIATGMTSYRGRLFVPQSLYCWPFFVDVGGEVYDPNNDSWLDMPVGMGEGWPARQAGTKLSVIVNDDLYALDPSSSLDSAKIKVYDHEGDTWKVVAGDVPINDFTDSESPYLLASLRGKLHVITKDANHNIIVLQADLQNDLASPQSSLSPDNSLTETTESSSAAESDRDIWQVFASRSGRSAELVSCHSLKV
- the LOC107623808 gene encoding F-box/kelch-repeat protein At1g22040 isoform X2; this translates as MGNVLSPNSSKTRWNHTSENSQGKARKRQRLSSSCEDNTRLIPSLPDEISLQILARVPRICYLNLKSVSHAWKEALVSSELFSLRKELGTTEEWLYILTRVKDDKLLWHALDPLSRRWQRLPSMPNVSCEDEEKKGLAALPVRMWSMVGSSIRIADVIMSWLGRRDALERMPFCGCSIGAVGGCIYALGGFSKASAMKSVWRYDPVKNTWMEASPMSVGRAYCKTGVLNDKLYVVGGVTRGRGGLNPLQSAEVYDPHTCTWSQLPSMPFAKAQVLPTAFLADLLKPIATGMTSYRGRLFVPQSLYCWPFFVDVGGEVYDPNNDSWLDMPVGMGEGWPARQAGTKLSVIVNDDLYALDPSSSLDSAKIKVYDHEGDTWKVVAGDVPINDFTDSESPYLLASLRGKLHVITKDANHNIIVLQADLQNDLASPQSSLSPDNSLTETTESSSAAESDRDIWQVFASRSGRSAELVSCHSLKV
- the LOC107621949 gene encoding aminotransferase ALD1-like; this encodes MYKTSIFSYTLNTNVLQPKMVVARLKNPSPRIGHCTKVPRNSNMEKLQHGYLFPEIERHEHMHLQKYPHANIIDLGIGDTTEPLPTMVTSSMVDFVRGLSTSKGYKGYGPEQGEQALRKAIADVYYKDLGIKPTEVFVSDGAQCDITRLQLLMGPNLKIAVQDPSFPAYIDSSVIIGQAGDFVDKVGKYKNIEYMKCGPQTNFFPDLHKASRPELIFFCSPNNPTGHAATRKQLEQLVDFAKVNGSIIIFDSAYSAYITDDSPKSIFEIPGAREVAIEVSSFSKFAGFTGVRLGWTVVPEELLYSNGFPVAHDFNRIMCTCFNGASNIAQAGGLACLSPEGFRAVKSLINYYMENARILVNALSSLGLTVYGGKNAPYVWVHFPGSKSWNVFAEILEKTHVITVPGSGFGPGGEEYIRVSAFGQRDSIIEASERLKYLLYQEEN